A window of Argopecten irradians isolate NY chromosome 14, Ai_NY, whole genome shotgun sequence contains these coding sequences:
- the LOC138307529 gene encoding carboxypeptidase N subunit 2-like produces MLSFFVFLGLYLSTALASPCCSVCDCESNVIKCESKALDDIPLCAPADVNGYTEMRLANNMIPSSLTFSRIPDTIKVLDLSNNTLSTFNVDKVRYSLETLDLSGNELRRVPTLDKLPSLHDLDITSNPIPSTSAGFPDAIFRQLGTNLTALHIGHPQTFMTFPHTISTHLPKLETLEINGAHPAFSNLPPTAFRAFELVLHYLYIRNTHLYAVPLTLRRLRNLRELYFEGNPIHDYGLLPEAFSGLNSLELLSLKNDSLTTFPAIVNNLSDKLKTLILDDNMLLFIRENALNMVNRSNIEKLSLRGCQLDRIPGAMADDSGTYLQGLKVLDLSNNKIQSIDRNDLHDLQSLQSVSFSQNPLAYVSTLAFKNLERLAFIDFSSTSLKVIPMALTNINRHGLDIDLRNTDVECVCELACFEKYYRLHGFKVHGDCETVSVSLSSYLNTTVPACPNYLGTQFPTCKTVN; encoded by the coding sequence ATGTTATCCTTTTTTGTATTCCTGGGACTGTACCTTAGTACAGCCCTAGCCAGTCCTTGCTGTAGTGTGTGTGACTGCGAATCCAACGTCATAAAATGCGAATCCAAAGCTCTTGACGATATTCCGCTCTGTGCACCTGCTGATGTGAATGGATACACAGAAATGCGACTAGCAAACAACATGATACCATCAAGCCTGACTTTTAGTCGTATTCCAGATACAATAAAAGTTCTTGATTTGTCCAATAACACGCTATCAACCTTTAACGTTGACAAAGTCCGTTACAGCCTGGAGACGTTAGACCTGAGTGGTAACGAGCTGCGTCGGGTACCTACGCTTGACAAGCTGCCGTCCCTGCATGACCTTGACATCACATCAAATCCAATTCCCTCTACCAGCGCGGGATTCCCAGACGCCATTTTCCGACAGCTAGGGACTAATCTCACAGCCCTTCATATTGGACACCCGCAAACCTTCATGACCTTTCCTCACACTATCAGTACCCATCTTCCCAAGCTTGAAACTTTAGAAATCAATGGCGCACATCCAGCTTTCAGTAATTTGCCACCAACGGCATTCAGAGCTTTCGAGTTGGTGCTTCACTACCTTTACATAAGGAACACCCATCTTTACGCCGTCCCTCTGACTTTGAGAAGACTTAGGAACCTGCGAGAACTTTACTTTGAGGGAAACCCTATTCACGATTATGGACTGCTACCCGAGGCTTTTAGTGGACTTAATAGTCTAGAGCTTTTGTCATTGAAAAACGACAGCCTGACCACATTCCCTGCCATCGTGAATAATCTCAGTGACAAATTGAAAACACTCATACTCGACGACAACATGCTTCTATTCATACGCGAGAACGCCCTTAACATGGTCAATAGGAGCAACATTGAAAAGCTGTCTCTCCGCGGGTGTCAGCTTGACAGAATTCCCGGAGCAATGGCAGATGACAGCGGAACCTACCTCCAGGGGTTAAAAGTTTTAGATTTATCAAACAACAAGATCCAGAGCATTGACCGCAATGACCTTCACGATCTCCAAAGTCTCCAAAGTGTCTCCTTTAGCCAGAATCCTCTCGCTTACGTGTCGACATTAGCGTTCAAGAATCTCGAAAGGTTAGCTTTTATCGATTTCAGCAGTACAAGCCTCAAGGTTATCCCAATGGCGTTGACAAATATCAATAGACATGGCCTCGACATCGACCTAAGGAATACAGATGTTGAATGTGTTTGCGAACTAGCCTGTTTTGAGAAGTATTACCGGTTGCATGGATTTAAGGTCCATGGAGACTGTGAAACCGTCAGTGTTAGTTTGTCGAGCTACCTAAATACGACGGTACCAGCTTGTCCGAACTACTTGGGTACACAGTTCCCTACCTGTAAAACAGTTAATTAA